The proteins below come from a single Methanolobus chelungpuianus genomic window:
- a CDS encoding NUDIX domain-containing protein: MCADTPKLTVDAVIIYDGRIVLVQRKNPPFEGKFALPGGFVDIGETVESAVVREAREETGLSIEIVKLLGVYSDPLRDPRGHTVSICYLSQGHGTLEAGSDAKDVFLFDVNDLPEMAFDHNMILEQARGDINGILSKM, translated from the coding sequence ATGTGTGCAGATACTCCAAAACTGACAGTGGATGCTGTTATTATTTACGATGGCAGGATCGTTCTGGTTCAACGCAAAAACCCGCCTTTTGAGGGAAAGTTCGCTTTGCCAGGTGGTTTTGTGGACATAGGTGAAACTGTGGAAAGCGCAGTGGTCCGCGAGGCACGGGAGGAAACCGGCCTCTCAATAGAAATAGTTAAGTTACTTGGGGTATATTCTGACCCTCTGCGCGATCCGAGGGGACATACGGTAAGTATATGCTATCTTTCACAGGGCCACGGAACCCTGGAGGCCGGCTCTGATGCAAAGGATGTGTTCCTGTTCGACGTTAATGATTTGCCTGAAATGGCTTTTGATCATAATATGATACTAGAGCAGGCAAGAGGTGATATCAATGGAATTCTGTCCAAAATGTAA
- a CDS encoding transcription factor S, whose protein sequence is MEFCPKCKTMMVPVKGAFKCRNAKCGYVKEKDAGQESLLSKAARSDREVTVLEGNTDQGLPTTSVRCEECGHNVAYWWLRQLRSADESETRFFKCTKCGATWREYD, encoded by the coding sequence ATGGAATTCTGTCCAAAATGTAAGACTATGATGGTTCCTGTAAAAGGTGCGTTCAAGTGCAGGAATGCAAAATGCGGATATGTGAAAGAGAAAGATGCTGGCCAGGAATCACTGCTGTCAAAGGCAGCACGTTCAGACAGAGAGGTCACGGTGCTTGAAGGCAACACGGACCAGGGCCTGCCCACCACGTCAGTAAGATGTGAGGAGTGCGGTCATAATGTAGCATACTGGTGGCTTCGCCAGCTCAGGTCGGCAGATGAATCGGAAACCCGTTTCTTCAAGTGCACAAAATGTGGTGCCACCTGGCGTGAGTATGATTAA
- a CDS encoding archaetidylserine synthase translates to MNIIIRTLKVADLVTLLNSLLGLLAVILVQNGFTYFAPVLILAAAVADGADGYLSRLFSGSEIGANLDSLADVISFGLAPVAIVYAAAGTEASYLLLAALCFYFFCGILRLARFNTAHQGLPSFKGLPITAGGIILSAYVLAGERYFHSGLMILLSFIIGLLMISKVTYMKARKPVHVGPVGLLFTITVLSYPINTEYTHTLASLLMAVMMIYVISPVFRRNGERKVDA, encoded by the coding sequence GTGAACATAATAATACGGACTTTAAAAGTAGCTGATCTGGTAACACTGCTCAATTCCCTCTTAGGGTTACTGGCTGTGATACTTGTACAGAATGGTTTTACATACTTTGCACCCGTGCTTATACTGGCGGCCGCTGTCGCAGATGGTGCTGATGGTTACCTGTCAAGGCTTTTCTCCGGCAGCGAGATAGGTGCGAATCTGGATTCCCTTGCAGACGTCATCTCTTTCGGGCTTGCCCCTGTAGCAATAGTATATGCCGCAGCTGGCACAGAGGCATCATATCTTTTGCTTGCAGCACTTTGCTTTTACTTCTTCTGTGGCATTCTCAGGCTGGCAAGATTCAACACCGCCCACCAGGGACTTCCTTCCTTTAAAGGGCTTCCTATAACGGCAGGAGGGATCATTCTTTCCGCATACGTACTGGCAGGAGAGAGATATTTCCACAGCGGACTTATGATCCTGCTTTCATTTATTATCGGGCTGCTGATGATCAGCAAAGTGACATATATGAAGGCAAGGAAGCCCGTGCATGTAGGGCCAGTCGGCTTGCTCTTCACTATTACAGTGCTCTCTTACCCCATTAATACAGAATACACGCATACACTGGCGTCCCTGCTGATGGCAGTCATGATGATCTATGTGATCTCGCCGGTTTTCAGGAGAAACGGAGAAAGGAAGGTTGATGCCTGA
- a CDS encoding phosphatidylserine decarboxylase: MLAKGSAPWIMALVVISTLAAIAHTTLYLPYMGMITVLGIAGLIFFVFFFRDPEREVEQSCSSMTAPADGKIVDIRGRKVCIFMNVHNVHVNRAPLTGKVVAIEYKKGGYIPAFFKDSERNERNHIFIETEHGIVEVVQIAGTIARRIVSYVQVGDHMVRGERLGMIRFGSRVDVTVPDNFDILCKKGDKVTAGMTVIARKTDLSDHEIESSDILAAHDGFDILRMNNGRSPQV; the protein is encoded by the coding sequence ATGCTTGCTAAAGGCTCTGCTCCATGGATTATGGCCCTTGTCGTCATCAGCACGCTTGCTGCCATTGCACACACAACCTTGTATCTGCCGTACATGGGCATGATCACAGTTCTAGGAATAGCAGGGTTGATCTTCTTCGTCTTTTTTTTCAGGGATCCCGAGAGAGAGGTTGAGCAGTCCTGCAGCAGTATGACAGCACCTGCTGACGGGAAAATTGTGGATATCAGGGGACGCAAGGTTTGTATCTTCATGAATGTCCACAACGTTCATGTCAACAGGGCACCCCTGACAGGCAAAGTGGTTGCTATAGAGTATAAGAAAGGAGGATACATCCCTGCATTTTTCAAGGATTCGGAGAGGAACGAGCGCAACCATATATTCATCGAGACTGAACATGGGATAGTAGAGGTCGTGCAGATAGCCGGGACCATAGCAAGAAGGATAGTCTCCTATGTACAGGTGGGAGACCACATGGTCAGAGGTGAAAGGCTGGGAATGATCCGCTTTGGCTCAAGGGTTGATGTGACAGTTCCCGATAACTTCGATATCCTCTGCAAGAAAGGAGATAAGGTTACTGCAGGCATGACTGTCATAGCCCGCAAGACCGACTTGAGCGATCACGAGATCGAAAGCAGCGATATCCTGGCTGCCCATGATGGTTTTGACATTCTGCGCATGAATAACGGCAGGTCACCACAGGTATAA
- a CDS encoding dihydroneopterin aldolase family protein has protein sequence MENITDRDNALFEAGIKLGALYHQFTGSPISLRTADSLERAIQDSISVQPFVKSIRVSIDRSMVRSKLNSEFGYCELEGRMLDVRITVSYNSVLADVRLAYDAGLNYPLMKIEKVYSSEN, from the coding sequence ATGGAAAACATCACAGACAGGGACAATGCCCTTTTTGAGGCCGGTATCAAGCTTGGTGCACTCTATCATCAGTTCACGGGCTCGCCCATCAGCCTGAGAACCGCAGACAGCCTGGAGAGAGCAATACAGGATAGCATCTCAGTACAGCCTTTCGTAAAGAGCATCAGGGTCTCCATTGACAGGAGCATGGTCCGTTCAAAACTGAACAGCGAGTTCGGTTACTGCGAGCTTGAGGGCAGGATGCTGGACGTAAGGATCACCGTCAGTTACAATTCAGTGCTTGCGGACGTAAGACTTGCATATGATGCGGGATTGAACTATCCGCTAATGAAAATAGAGAAGGTTTACAGTTCAGAGAACTGA
- a CDS encoding DNA polymerase sliding clamp, whose translation MFKATIDADILKTSIETLSVLVDEARFRISPEGITVRAVDPANVAMVSFELGSDAFDEYSADDCEIGLDLSKINDIFGVAGKEDKLSMELDEMSQKMSLHIGGLSYTLALLDPSTIRAEPRIPQLELPAEVVLNGKDLLKAVKAAEKISDHMLLGIEDDTFYMEAEGDTDRVRLDITRDQLIDLKAGDARSLFSLDYLSDIVKPASRSNEVTVELGKDFPVKIGFTIANGTGRIGYLLAPRIESD comes from the coding sequence ATGTTCAAGGCAACAATCGATGCAGATATCTTAAAGACTTCCATAGAGACGCTTTCCGTTCTTGTCGATGAGGCAAGGTTCAGAATATCTCCTGAAGGCATTACCGTCAGGGCCGTTGATCCTGCCAACGTGGCAATGGTCAGCTTCGAGCTAGGCTCCGACGCATTTGACGAATACAGCGCCGATGACTGTGAGATAGGCCTGGACCTCTCCAAGATCAACGATATCTTCGGTGTTGCCGGCAAGGAGGACAAGCTCAGCATGGAACTTGACGAGATGTCCCAGAAGATGTCCCTTCATATAGGGGGCCTCTCCTATACTCTGGCACTGCTCGATCCTTCAACTATCAGGGCAGAGCCAAGGATCCCGCAGCTTGAACTTCCCGCAGAGGTCGTCCTTAACGGCAAGGACCTTCTCAAGGCTGTTAAAGCCGCCGAGAAGATAAGCGACCACATGTTGCTGGGTATTGAGGATGACACCTTCTATATGGAAGCCGAGGGAGACACTGACCGTGTGAGGCTGGATATAACCCGTGACCAGCTCATCGACCTCAAGGCAGGGGATGCTCGCTCATTATTCTCGCTGGATTATCTCTCCGACATAGTTAAGCCCGCTTCCAGGTCCAATGAGGTCACTGTAGAGCTGGGCAAGGATTTCCCTGTAAAGATAGGCTTCACTATAGCAAACGGCACAGGCAGGATCGGATATTTGCTGGCACCACGCATTGAATCAGATTAA
- the artA gene encoding archaeosortase A codes for MIENVLWVAVAFMLACSLLSKKRRIRKLLGAIGWGFFSIHWFYQPMHFIEIGDYVNVVLVILVGIICLLLAYNMFREYRSLRLIGDGSVDVTSMATSATALASLFYFPFAQMEFLNTWIISLVTDNVFWVLQVLGHPAEMAAWNKISLNGYKVEIILACTAIESIALFIGLIASVNAPLKKLAAAFMVSVPIIYALNIIRDVFVIVAYAYQWFGPNSFEIAHHTIAKAGSGIALFAIAYVVMRILPELVDLIEGIWYMVAGYVHSIYERVTGND; via the coding sequence ATGATAGAAAATGTACTATGGGTTGCGGTGGCGTTCATGTTAGCCTGCTCACTGCTATCCAAAAAAAGAAGAATACGTAAATTGCTTGGAGCTATAGGATGGGGATTCTTTTCCATACACTGGTTCTATCAGCCAATGCACTTTATCGAAATAGGGGACTATGTCAATGTAGTGCTGGTCATCTTAGTGGGCATCATTTGCCTGTTGCTGGCCTATAATATGTTCAGGGAGTACAGGTCGTTAAGGCTTATAGGCGACGGGTCCGTTGATGTCACATCCATGGCCACCTCGGCAACAGCACTTGCCTCTTTGTTCTATTTCCCCTTCGCACAGATGGAGTTCCTCAATACGTGGATAATATCCCTTGTCACGGATAATGTGTTCTGGGTACTTCAGGTCCTGGGACATCCGGCGGAAATGGCTGCATGGAACAAGATATCTCTGAATGGATACAAGGTAGAGATAATACTTGCCTGCACGGCAATAGAGAGCATTGCACTGTTCATAGGCCTTATTGCTTCCGTGAATGCGCCACTGAAAAAGCTGGCAGCAGCATTTATGGTATCCGTACCTATAATATATGCTTTAAATATAATAAGAGATGTATTTGTGATTGTCGCATATGCCTACCAATGGTTCGGCCCAAACAGCTTTGAGATAGCACACCACACGATTGCAAAAGCAGGATCCGGCATCGCCCTTTTTGCCATAGCATACGTGGTCATGCGTATACTGCCCGAACTTGTCGACCTTATAGAAGGTATATGGTATATGGTGGCAGGATACGTTCACAGCATATATGAAAGAGTAACAGGGAACGATTAA
- the hisC gene encoding histidinol-phosphate transaminase, with protein MSRPELVKKEIAGIAEYVPGKSIEEIARKYGLEPASIIKLGSNENVLGPSPRAIAAVAAATKAMNIYPSADASELVEAVSVYTGIPAENICAAGPGMDGLLDNLMRLLISPGDEVIIPLPTFSYYEIAARANGAVPVFVRSAEDYAFDIEGIINAESERTKIIFLCSPNNPTGRLVSETDLRRILEHTRGLVFVDEAYVEFADRNQSRLLEEYDNIVIGRTLSKAFGLAGMRLGYGLMPSWLRSQYMKIATPFNISVPSIAAGVAALSDDAYLQESIRFTREGRAFLLKNIPFRVYDSQANFVLVDVAPLKSRDVSEALLKKGIIIRDCKSFRDAGDSLIRVTVGTPEQNEKLIAAFKEVSVL; from the coding sequence TTGAGCAGGCCTGAGCTGGTAAAGAAGGAGATAGCCGGCATAGCCGAGTATGTCCCTGGCAAGTCCATTGAGGAGATAGCCCGCAAGTACGGCCTTGAGCCTGCTTCCATTATAAAGCTGGGCTCAAATGAAAATGTCCTGGGGCCTTCCCCCCGGGCCATCGCAGCTGTCGCTGCAGCTACAAAGGCTATGAACATCTATCCCTCGGCCGATGCTTCGGAACTGGTGGAGGCAGTTTCCGTCTATACCGGCATCCCGGCAGAGAACATCTGTGCAGCAGGTCCTGGCATGGACGGCCTGCTTGACAACCTCATGAGGCTGCTGATATCTCCCGGCGACGAGGTGATAATACCTCTGCCCACATTCTCATACTATGAGATAGCGGCCCGTGCGAACGGTGCGGTCCCGGTCTTTGTGCGGTCCGCTGAGGACTATGCTTTCGATATCGAAGGTATAATCAATGCAGAATCGGAAAGGACCAAGATAATATTCCTCTGTTCCCCTAACAATCCTACAGGAAGGCTTGTGAGCGAAACCGACCTGCGCAGGATACTTGAGCACACGCGGGGCCTGGTCTTTGTGGACGAGGCCTACGTGGAATTTGCAGACCGTAACCAGTCCCGTCTTCTGGAAGAATATGACAATATCGTCATTGGAAGGACTCTCTCCAAAGCCTTTGGCCTTGCAGGCATGCGCCTGGGCTATGGCCTGATGCCTTCCTGGCTCAGGTCCCAGTACATGAAGATAGCAACCCCTTTTAACATCAGTGTGCCTTCCATAGCAGCAGGTGTCGCTGCACTCTCCGATGATGCCTACCTGCAGGAAAGCATCAGGTTCACACGCGAGGGGCGCGCCTTCCTTCTGAAGAACATTCCTTTCCGGGTATATGACTCGCAGGCCAATTTCGTGCTTGTGGACGTTGCTCCACTGAAATCCAGGGATGTCAGTGAGGCCCTGCTGAAAAAAGGAATAATTATCAGGGACTGCAAGTCTTTCAGGGATGCAGGCGACTCTCTCATACGTGTGACAGTGGGTACGCCTGAGCAGAACGAAAAGCTTATTGCAGCCTTTAAAGAGGTTTCAGTTCTCTGA